One Pyrus communis chromosome 13, drPyrComm1.1, whole genome shotgun sequence genomic window carries:
- the LOC137713682 gene encoding actin-interacting protein 1-2, whose product MTPKLTEAYACVPSTERGRGILISGDNKSDKLLYTNGRSVIIMSLRNPLDVAVYAEHAYPVTVARFSPNGEWIASADVSGTVRIWGTHNDFVLKNEFKVLSGRIDDLQWSPDGLRIVASGEGKGKSFVRAFMWDSGSTVGDFDGHSKRVLSCAFKPTRPFRIVTCGEDFLVNFYEGPPFKFKLSLRDHSNFVNCIRFSPDGSKFITVSSDKSGIIYDGKTADKIGELSSEDGHKGSIYALSWSPDGKQVLTVSADKSAKVWEMSEDNNGKLKKTLPPPGSGGVDDMLVGCLWQNDHIVTVSLGGFISIFSASNLDKAPLLISGHMKNVTSLAVLKSDPKLVLSSSYDGLIVKWIQGAGYGGKLKRKENSQIKCLAAVDEEIVSCGFDNKVWRVPLRSDQCGDAEAIDIGSQPNDISLALLSPELALVSTDAGVVMLRGTKVLSTINLGFTVTACTISPDGSEAIVGGQDGKLHMYSITGDTLNEEAVLEKHRGPISVIRYSPDVSMFASGDLNREAVVWDRASREIKLKNMLYHTARINCLAWSPDSTLVATGSLDTCVIIYEVDKPPASRVTIKGAHLGGVYGITFTDEDTVVSSGEDAFVRVWRLTPQ is encoded by the exons atgACCCCCAAGCTCACCGAGGCCTATGCCTGCGTCCCGTCAACGGAGCGAGGCCGTGGGATTCTGATCTCCGGCGACAACAAATCCGACAAGCTCCTCTACACCAATGGCAGATCCGTAATTATCATGAGCCTCCGGAACCCCCTCGACGTCGCCGTTTACGCCGAGCATGCCTACCCCGTCACCGTCGCTAGGTTCTCCCCCAACGGCGAGTGGATCGCGTCCGCCGACGTCTCCGGCACCGTCCGGATCTGGGGGACCCACAATGACTTCGTGTTGAAGAACGAGTTCAAGGTCCTTTCGGGTCGGATCGACGACCTCCAGTGGTCCCCCGACGGGTTGAGGATCGTTGCTTCCGGCGAGGGCAAAGGAAAATCCTTCGTTCGCGCGTTCAT GTGGGATTCGGGCTCAACTGTTGGGGATTTTGATGGGCACTCGAAGCGAGTGTTAAGCTGCGCGTTTAAGCCGACGAGACCCTTTCGAATCGTTACTTGTGGGGAGGATTTCTTGGTGAATTTCTACGAAGGACCGCCTTTCAAATTCAAGCTGTCTCTCAG GGATCATTCAAATTTCGTGAATTGTATAAGGTTCTCTCCAGATGGTAGTAAGTTTATCACTGTAAGCTCAGATAAAAGTGGTATTATTTATGATGGAAAGACTGCGGATAAGATCGGAGAGCTGTCCTCGGAAGATGGCCACAAAGGCAGTATTTATGCTCTTAGCTGGAGTCCTGATGGTAAACAG gttctgACTGTGTCTGCCGACAAGTCGGCAAAAGTATGGGAGATGTCTGAGGATAATAATGGGAAGCTGAAGAAAACATTGCCCCCTCCTGGGTCAGGTGGAGTGGATGACATGCTAGTTGGGTGTCTATGGCAGAACGATCATATTGTTACAGTTTCTCTCGGAGGCTTCATTAGTATATTCTCAGCAAGCAACCTTGACAAAGCCCCTCTACTGATATCCGGACACATGAAGAATGTTACTTCATTAGCTGTTCTAAAGAGTGACCCGAAACTTGTGTTGTCTAGTAGCTATGATGGTCTTATTGTTAAATGGATTCAAGGTGCTGGATACGGCGGAAAGTTAAAAAGGAAGGAGAATTCTCAAATAAAGTGTTTAGCAGCTGTTGACGAAGAAATCGTTTCATGTGGATTTGACAATAAG GTTTGGAGAGTTCCTCTCCGCAGTGATCAGTGTGGAGATGCAGAGGCTATTGATATTGGAAGTCAGCCAAATGACATAAGCCTTGCGCTTCTATCTCCTGAACTTGCTTTGGTTTCAACTGATGCAGGAGTTGTCATGCTCCGTGGCACAAAAGTTTTATCAACTATAAACCTTGGGTTCACTGTGACTGCATGTACTATTTCACCAGATGGAAGTGAAGCCATTGTTGGTGGGCAGGACGGTAAACTGCATATGTATTCTATAACAGGTGATACACTTAATGAAGAGGCTGTTTTGGAGAAGCATCGGGGACCCATTTCTGTCATCCGTTACTCTCCTGATGTTTCTATGTTTGCATCAGGAGACTTGAACCGAGAAGCTGTCGTCTGGGACCGTGCCTCTCGAGAG ATCAAGCTTAAGAACATGCTGTACCATACTGCTCGAATAAACTGCCTTGCTTGGTCTCCTGATAGCACACTGGTTGCAACTGGATCTCTTGACACATGTGTTATCATATATGAAGTCGACAAGCCTCCAGCAAGCCGTGTAAccattaagggtgcacacttggGTGGCGTCTACGGCATAACTTTCACTGATGAGGACACTGTGGTAAGCTCTGGCGAGGATGCATTTGTTCGTGTCTGGAGGTTGACTCCGCAATGA
- the LOC137713419 gene encoding uncharacterized protein: protein MSPPSDDDQDQFSVDEEEEDDDLFEADMEALRRACMLTGTSPDDLKNDGGGGNDGERQASADSESDSDADDDDLELLRQIRSRFSNSSDACEPLSLKPLCTLPPDASGDEEDDYQTLLAIRKRFSAYGNDTLENDTKQVGSCCKSVKETCDEISAIRNDALERFPDPEDADLATNPLSDNAEGQSSALIVWNQSDSCSTSMLPRKDSSFPKAAQVFMDAIKKNRASQKFIRNKLIQIEAKIEENRKLKERVKILKDFQVSCKRRTWESLSQKKDPRVQLILPKGPRVSRDSKVHDKKISALLYGPEENSHVANYRMTMKKYLDSLYRKKWSKVESEALEKGIKQQFQEMVLQSSVDESSFSERPCGESNHIDDILASIKSLEITPEMFREFLPKVKWEQLASMYLPGRSGAECETRWLNWEDPLINRKSWTAKEDKNLLYFVQEKGINNWFDIAVSLGTNRTPFQCLARYQRSLNASILKREWTKDEDARLRSAVETLGEGNWQAVASALGGRAGTQCSNRWKKSLHPTKKREGRWTPEEDKRLKVAQMLFGPKNWNKTAQFVPGRTQSQCRDRYVNSLEPSLNYGEWTEEEDSRLRAAIEEHGYCWSKVAACVPRRTDNMCWRRCKVLYPEEVLLLKEQKKIKKVALMCNFVDREEERPALGPNDFLPPIDTTTKTLTYPKKQNGRLSKVPNKARPRRNKNNSESCSDAHGIDNSHQVETSNGHDVPNKKNNVRKQQRRRRKSTEPTEGQVIVPVPYEHVTHKEEQRETSCSDQIVGTSDGDDTTLAVFQRNKSKKRNLGPPSNDTRKKRKLAVSDCSVQDSPANNIQKGAGSHPEAAIMVCESEQGGLKLDSEPNVAFQEPVITVAGVSPKSDHDADDVLASLGKKKSKKRRPQTSKSSPQACPPSSATMKSESLPKGVGLGEGEGLDHCEPVSETGNNGAEGDHEDGDMTLACFLRNKSKRRRQCG from the exons ATGTCTCCTCCCTCCGATGACGACCAAGACCAGTTTTCCgtcgacgaagaagaagaagacgatgacCTTTTCGAAGCGGACATGGAAGCCCTACGGCGGGCCTGTATGCTCACCGGCACTAGCCCCGACGACCTCAAAAACGACGGCGGCGGCGGCAACGACGGCGAACGCCAAGCTTCTGCCGACTCAGAGTCCGACTCCGACGCCGACGACGATGACCTCGAGTTGCTCCGCCAAATAAGGAGCCGGTTCTCGAATTCGTCCGACGCGTGCGAGCCTCTGTCTCTGAAGCCCTTGTGTACTTTGCCGCCTGATGCCTCCGGCGACGAGGAGGACGATTACCAGACGCTCCTCGCCATTAGGAAACGTTTCTCAGCTTACGGGAACG ATACTCTAGAAAATGATACAAAACAGGTTGGTTCCTGTTGCAAATCGGTGAAGGAAACTTGCGATGAAATTTCTGCTATCAGAAATGATGCTCTTGAAAGGTTTCCAGATCCTGAAGATGCTGATCTGGCCACCAATCCACTGAGTGACAATGCAGAGGGACAGTCTTCTGCGTTGATTGTGTGGAATCAGTCAGATTCTTGCAGCACGTCCATGTTGCCACGCAAAGACTCGAGCTTCCCAAAGGCTGCTCAGGTGTTTATGGATGCCATTAAGAAGAATAGGGCCAGTCAGAAGTTTATCCGGAATAAGTTGATCCAAATTGAAGCAAAAATTGAGGAGAACAGAAAACTGAAGGAACGTGTTAAAATCCTTAAAGACTTTCAGGTTTCTTGCAAAAGACGAACTTGGGAATCATTGTCCCAAAAGAAGGATCCTCGTGTCCAGTTAATTTTACCGAAAGGGCCAAGGGTTTCCAGGGATTCAAAG GTTCATGACAAAAAGATCTCAGCTTTGTTATATGGCCCAGAAGAGAACTCTCATGTCGCTAATTACAGAATGACGATGAAAAAATATCTGGATTCATTATATCGAAAAAAATGGTCAAAGGTAGAAAGCGAAGCCCTTGAAAAGGGTATAAAGCAACAATTTCAAGAAATGGTGCTCCAATCTTCTGTTGATGAATCAAG TTTTTCCGAGAGACCTTGTGGAGAATCTAATCATATTGATGACATTTTGGCTTCAATCAAAAGTCTTGAAATTACCCCAGAAATGTTCAGAGAGTTCCTGCCTAAGGTTAAATGGGAACAGTTGGCTTCCATGTATCTCCCGGGTCGTTCTGGTGCAGAATGTGAAACAAG GTGGTTGAACTGGGAGGATCCTTTAATCAATCGTAAATCATGGACTGCAAAGGAGGACAAGAATCTTCTGTATTTTGTCCAGGAGAAAGGGATCAATAATTGGTTTGATATTGCAGTGTCATTGGGGACAAACAGGACTCCTTTTCAGTGCTTGGCACGGTATCAAAGGAGCCTAAACGCTTCCATACTTAAACGGGAGTGGACCAAGGATGAGGATGCAAGGCTTCGCTCTGCTGTAGAAACCTTGGGTGAGGGTAATTGGCAGGCTGTAGCTTCTGCATTGGGAGGACGAGCTGGCACCCAGTGCTCTAATAG ATGGAAGAAATCTCTTCACCCAACCAAGAAAAGAGAAGGTAGGTGGACTCCAGAGGAAGACAAACGTCTGAAAGTAGCTCAAATGCTTTTTGGACCAAAAAATTGGAATAAAACAGCTCAATTTGTGCCAGGTCGAACTCAGTCACAGTGTAGAGATAG ATATGTCAACTCTTTGGAACCGTCTTTGAACTATGGTGAATGGACTGAAGAAGAGGACTCAAGATTGAGAGCAGCAATCGAGGAACACGGATATTGCTGGTCCAAAGTTGCTGCATGTGTGCCTCGACGTACTGATAATATGTGCTGGAG GAGATGTAAGGTTTTATATCCAGAAGAAGTGCTTTTGCTCAAAGAACAGAAGAAAATCAAGAAGGTTGCTCTTATGTGCAACTTTGTTGATCGGGAGGAAGAGCGTCCAGCCCTTGGCCCCAATGATTTTCTTCCACCGATTGATACTACAACCAAAACTCTAACTTATCCTAAGAAGCAGAATGGAAGATTAAG CAAAGTTCCGAACAAGGCTAGACCCAGGAGGAATAAAAACAATAGTGAAAGTTGTTCAGATGCTCATGGGATAGATAATTCTCATCAAGTTGAGACATCCAACGGACATGATGTGCCTAATAAGAAGAATAATGTTCGTAAACAGCAGCGTAGAAGGCGCAAAAGTACTGAGCCAACAGAGGGTCAGGTTATTGTACCTGTTCCTTATGAGCACGTTACACACAAAGAAGAACAGAGGGAAACATCTTGTTCTGATCAGATTGTCGGAACATCAGATGGAGATGATACTACACTTGCTGTCTTTCAACGCAATAAATCAAAGAAGAGAAATCTTGGGCCTCCCTCAAATGATacgagaaagaagagaaagctTGCAGTTTCTGATTGTTCTGTTCAAGATTCCCCCGCCAACAATATCCAGAAGGGAGCTGGATCGCATCCTGAAGCAGCCATCATGGTTTGCGAAAGTGAGCAAGGTGGACTTAAGTTAGACAGCGAGCCTAATGTTGCCTTCCAAGAACCTGTGATCACAGTGGCGGGCGTTAGTCCAAAAAGTGATCATGATGCTGATGATGTTCTTGCTTCCTTGgggaaaaagaaatcaaagaagagGCGCCCTCAAACTTCCAAAAGCAGTCCTCAAGCTTGCCCTCCTTCAAGTGCGACAATGAAATCAGAATCGCTTCCAAAAGGAGTTGGTCTAGGAGAAGGAGAGGGGCTTGATCACTGTGAACCTGTGAGCGAAACAGGGAACAATGGTGCCGAAGGTGATCATGAGGATGGTGATATGACACTAGCTTGCTTTCTGCGAAACAAATCAAAGAGGCGGCGTCAATGTGGTTAA
- the LOC137713759 gene encoding small ribosomal subunit protein RACK1 gives MGENLVLRGTMRAHTDMVTAIAIPIDNSEMIVSASRDKSIILWHLNKDEKTYGVPRRRLTGHSHFVEDVVLSSDGQFALSGSWDGELRLWDLALGVSARRFVGHTKDVLSVAFSIDNRQIVSASRDRTIKLWNTLGECKFTIQDQDGHGDWVSCVRFSPSTMQPTIVSASWDKTVKVWNLSNCKLRNTLEGHNGYVNTVAVSPDGSLCASGGKDGVILLWDLAEGKRLYHLEAGSIIHALCFSPNRYWLCAATEQSIKIWDLESKSIVEELKVDLKTEAEKTEDTHAATSYKKKVIYCTSLNWSADGSTLFSGYTDGVIRVWGIGR, from the exons ATGGGTGAGAATCTCGTTCTCCGCGGCACCATGAGGGCACATACCGACATGGTGACGGCCATCGCCATCCCAATCGACAACTCCGAGATGATCGTCAGCGCCTCCCGCGACAAGTCCATCATCCTCTGGCACCTGAACAAGGACGAGAAGACCTACGGTGTCCCCCGCCGCAGGCTCACCGGACATTCCCACTTCGTCGAGGATGTTGTCCTCTCCTCCGACGGCCAGTTCGCGCTGTCTGGATCCTGGGACGGCGAGCTCCGCCTCTGGGACTTGGCCCTCGGCGTTTCTGCTCGCCGCTTTGTGGGTCACACCAAGGATGTGCTCTCCGTGGCTTTCTCGATTGATAACCGTCAGATCGTATCGGCTTCCCGTGACCGCACGATCAAGCTCTGGAACACTCTCGGTGAGTGCAAGTTCACCATACAGGACCAGGATGGGCACGGCGATTGGGTCAGCTGCGTCAGGTTCAGCCCCAGTACAATGCAGCCTACCATTGTATCCGCCTCGTGGGACAAGACTGTGAAAGTTTGGAACTTGTCTAACTGCAAGCTGAGGAACACTCTTGAGGGCCACAATGGGTATGTGAACACCGTTGCAGTGTCACCTGATGGTTCGTTGTGCGCCAGCGGAGGCAAAGACGGAGTAATTCTGCTCTGGGATTTGGCAGAGGGCAAGAGGCTGTATCATCTCGAGGCCGGCTCCATCATCCACGCTCTCTGCTTCAGTCCCAACAGGTACTGGCTGTGTGCCGCAACCGAGCAGAGCATCAAGATTTGGGATTTGGAGAGCAAGTCCATTGTGGAGGAGTTGAAGGTCGATCTCAAGACCGAGGCTGAGAAGACTGAGGATACCCATGCTGCTACTTCATACAAGAAGAAG GTTATATACTGTACAAGTTTGAACTGGAGCGCTGATGGCAGCACCTTGTTCAGTGGCTACACTGACGGAGTTATCAGAGTCTGGGGTATCGGCCGTTGA
- the LOC137712431 gene encoding exonuclease 1 encodes MGIKDLLRFLKPFIAPLHIKKYAGKRVGIDAYSWLHKGAYSCSLELCMNSNSERKLKYIDYFMHRINMLRHHKITPVVVFDGGNVPCKATTEHERHRRRKTNRDLAMAKYKEGDIRAATELFQRAVSVTPAMAHQLIQVLRSENVEFVVAPYEADAQLAYLCSLEAEKGGIAAVITEDSDLVAYGCQAIVFKMDHYGNGEEIVLENVFNPGRCTPSFQNFDQELFTGMCVLAGCDFLPSVHGIGIAKAYALVAKYRNLDRALSALKSQKGSQMAEDYPKCFREAVAVFQHAQIYDADKKKVKHMKPIPQKLVQSLGGELDFLGPEMPSSVATAIAEGKLDPINMEAFDHFPAPRHHPDPIKNRNSDQTQRTATAVVSAEVSCFVSFPSLKSQKDNTRHTEMRNPVLDENACLDEVAALAKLIVQSKNNGTMEGAMAPKAIPLKVPLSNPFKKRKDEIRSDQTGSENTKQTSNAAPEVEALGMKVKVLDNGPSRKRKVDVVHLDHIVSVSERVSGVTEMESSDIVCITPESQESVNSKLPKGRRVVKNEKVKRSSCKSSGSKNGSILNFFSRV; translated from the exons ATGGGCATCAAAGATCTTCTCAGATTCTTGAAGCCTTTCATTGCGCCCCTTCATATAAAAAAGTACGCCGGAAAGCGG GTGGGTATTGATGCATATTCATGGCTTCACAAAGGGG CATATTCATGTAGTTTGGAGCTGTGTATGAATTCGAATAGCGAAAGGAAACTGAAGTACATTGACTACTTTATGCACCGGATAAATATGCTCCGCCACCACAAGATAACCCCGGTGGTGGTTTTTGATGGCGGGAATGTACCTTGTAAGGCCACCACTGAGCACGAGCGCCACAG GAGACGGAAGACTAATCGTGATTTGGCAATGGCAAAATATAAAGAAGGGGATATTAGAGCTGCCACTGAGCTCTTCCAG AGAGCAGTGAGTGTGACACCAGCCATGGCACATCAACTGATACAG GTTCTGAGATCAGAGAATGTTGAATTTGTAGTAGCTCCGTATGAGGCTGATGCACAGCTAGCATACCTGTGCAGTCTCGAAGCAGAAAAGGGTGGAATTGCTGCAGTGATTACAGAGGACAGTGATCTTGTGGCATATGGTTGCCAAGCT ATTGTCTTCAAGATGGACCACTATGGTAATGGGGAAGAGATAGTGCTGGAGAATGTTTTTAATCCAGGGCGTTGTACACCTTCGTTCCAAAATTTTGATCAGGAATTGTTCACAG GCATGTGTGTTTTGGCTGGCTGTGATTTCCTTCCGTCTGTTCATGGAATTGGGATTGCAAAAGCTTATGCCTTGGTTGCTAAGTATCGCAACTTAGATCGT GCTTTATCGGCTCTTAAATCGCAGAAGGGCAGTCAAATGGCTGAAGATTACCCCAAATGTTTCAGAGAAGCTGTTGCAGTTTTTCAGCATGCTCAAAT ATACGACGCTGACAAGAAAAAGGTCAAACATATGAAACCAATTCCACAAAAGCTTGTGCAGTCTTTAGGTGGAGAACTCGATTTTCTTGGACC AGAAATGCCTTCATCAGTAGCTACTGCAATTGCTGAAGGAAAGTTGGACCCCATAAATATGGAGGCCTTTGATCACTTCCCCGCTCCAAGACATCATCCAGATCCTATCAAAAATCGAAATTCTGATCAAACCCAGAGAACTGCGACTGCGGTTGTATCTGCAGAAGTTAGCTGTTTTGTGTCCTTTCCCTCCCTTAAAAGTCAGAAAGATAATACAAGGCATACAG AAATGCGGAATCCAGTTTTAGATGAAAACGCGTGTTTGGATGAAGTTGCAGCACTAGCAAAGCTGATTGTGCAGTCAAAAAATAATGGAACAATGGAAGGGGCAATGGCACCCAAGGCCATCCCATTGAAGGTTCCTCTCAGCAATCCTTTCAAGAAGCGGAAAGATGAGATTCGCTCGGATCAAACAGGTAGCGAAAACACTAAACAAACTTCGAATGCAGCTCCTGAGGTGGAAGCTTTGGGCATGAAGGTAAAAGTTCTCGACAATGGCCCCTccagaaaaaggaaagttgatgTTGTTCACTTAGATCATATAGTGAGTGTTAGTGAACGGGTTTCGGGCGTGACGGAGATGGAGTCTTCGGACATTGTGTGTATAACTCCAGAATCTCAGGAAAGTGTAAATTCTAAGCTTCCCAAGGGAAGAAGGGTGGTAAAAAATGAGAAGGTGAAGAGAAGCAGCTGCAAGAGTTCTGGGAGTAAAAATGGCAGCatcttgaatttcttttcccgTGTATGA
- the LOC137712003 gene encoding alpha-dioxygenase 2, with translation MPPSTSPYGLMEPHPTVVASKLLARKKFIDNGKQFNMIACSWIQFMIHDWVDHLEDTEQVEIKAPEEISSGCPLKSFKFYKTKILPTGSNSESGSLNARTPWWDGSVIYGNDMEGMKRVRTFKDGKLKISGDGLLQHDEKGIPISGDVRNCWAGFSLLQALFAKEHNSVCDMLKVCHPDLDDENLYRHARLVTSAVIAKIHTIDWTVELLKTDTLVAGMRINWYGFLGKRFKDFCGNILGPILTGLVGHKKPRYHGVPYSLTEEFVSVYRMHSLLPDKLIVRDIQSTDSEDKCPPILEEMLMRDMAGKEGERRLSKIGMEQMLVSMGHQACGAVTLWNYPSWLRDLVAHDSNGEDREDPVDMAALEIYRDRERGVARYNEFRRNLLMIPISRWEDLTDDQEVAEALKEVYGDDVEKLDLLVGLHAEKKIKGFAISETAFFIFLLIASRRLEADRFFTTNFNSKTYTEKGLEWVNKTETLKDVIDRHFPDMTGRWMKCSSAFSVWDWEPNPESYLPLYLRPAP, from the exons ATGCCTCCTTCAACTTCACCATACGGG TTGATGGAGCCTCACCCTACAGTTGTAGCCTCAAAGCTTTTGGCAAGGAAGAAATTCATAGACAATGGGAAGCAGTTCAACATGATAGCATGTTCATGGATACAATTCATGATTCATGACTGGGTCGATCATTTGGAGGACACTGAGCAG GTGGAGATTAAAGCTCCAGAAGAAATTTCATCTGGGTGCCCTCTGAAATCATTCAAGTTCTATAAGACCAAAATACTTCCCACGGGTTCGAATTCAGAATCTGGTTCCTTGAATGCAAGGACTCCCTGGTG GGATGGGAGCGTAATTTATGGGAATGATATGGAGGGCATGAAGAGAGTAAGGACATTCAAAGATGGAAAGTTGAAGATTTCCGGAGATGGGCTCCTTCAGCATGACGAAAAAGGTATCCCTATCTCTGGTGATGTTCGAAATTGCTGGGCTGGATTCTCCCTTCTCCAAGCATTATTTGCCAAAGAACATAATTCTGTATGTGACATGCTCAAA GTATGTCACCCAGATTTGGATGATGAGAATCTCTACAGGCATGCAAGATTGGTGACTTCAGCTGTCATTGCTAAAATCCACACAATTGATTGGACTGTCGAACTCTTAAAGACCGATACTCTTGTGGCCGGAATGAGAATCAACTG GTATGGCTTTCTGGGGAAGAGGTTCAAAGATTTTTGTGGAAATATATTAGGACCAATACTTACTGGATTGGTTGGTCATAAGAAGCCTAGATATCATGGAGTTCCGTATTCACTGACCGAAGAGTTTGTAAGCGTGTACAGAATGCATTCGCTACTACCAGATAAACTCATCGTTAGGGACATTCAGTCTACAGATTCGGAAGACAAATGCCCTCCCATACTAGAAGA GATGCTTATGAGAGATATGGCGGGCAAGGAAGGAGAACGAAGACTGTCAAAAATCGGGATGGAGCAAATGCTGGTATCGATGGGTCACCAGGCATGTGGAGCTGTCACATTGTGGAACTATCCCTCATGGTTGAGGGACCTCGTTGCACATGACAGTAACGGAGAAGATCGAGAAGATCCAGTTGATATGGCTGCATTAGAAA TttacagagacagagagagaggagttGCGCGGTACAACGAGTTCAGAAGGAACCTGCTGATGATTCCTATTAGCAGGTGGGAAGATTTGACAGATGATCAAGAAGTTGCAGAAGCTCTTAAAGAGGTGTATGGAGATGACGTCGAGAAGCTTGATTTGCTAGTCGGACTACACGCGGAGAAGAAGATAAAGGGTTTCGCCATTAGCGAGACGGCTTTCTTCATCTTTCTGCTGATTGCATCAAG GAGGCTAGAAGCTGATCGTTTCTTCACGACGAATTTCAACTCGAAGACATACACGGAGAAAGGCCTCGAATGGGTTAACAAGACCGAGACTTTGAAGGATGTGATCGATAGGCATTTTCCAGACATGACAGGGAGATGGATGAAGTGTTCGAGTGCCTTTTCGGTGTGGGATTGGGAGCCAAATCCAGAAAGCTACTTACCCTTATATCTGAGACCAGCTCCATGA